From Triticum aestivum cultivar Chinese Spring chromosome 7B, IWGSC CS RefSeq v2.1, whole genome shotgun sequence:
GAGGTAGTGTGTACTGCTCCGTGTACCAGCCAAGGCGTGGCGGATGCTGTCGGCGATGGAGGGGAAGGAGCGGCTCACGGTGTTCCGGGCGGACATGGCCGAGGAAGGGAGCTTCGACGACGCCCTCGCCGGCTGCGCCGCGCTCTTCCACGTCGCCGCCTCCATGGACCTCCACCTATCGCCCGACCAGCACGACGCCGGTGAGCCGCCCCCGCAGTGTTGACTTCTTACCCCGTCCTTGATACCTGATATGCTGATTACCACTCTCTAATACAGTCCTCTCTGCTAAATCTCGATCTGTACACCATTTGACCAAGTTTAGTCAGTGCGTGTTCGTCCGGAAAAAAAGCAGCATTAGCATGTGCACACTTTTACGTATTAGTCGGATCTAGTGTTGACCAGATACTGCACCGTGTTGGATCGAGCTCACTATTGCTATGGTGACCACGTGTACTTGCAACTTGCAGAGGAGCGCGTGAGGTCGCAGGTGCTGGAGCCGGCGACGAGGGGCACCATCAACGTGCTGCGGTCATGCGTCCGCGCCGGGACCGTCCGCCGGGTCGTCTTCACCTCCTCCGTCAGCACgctggcggcggccggcgcggaggtggcggtcgTGGACGAGTCGTGCCTCCGGGACCTCGGCGACGTCTGGGCCACCAAGCCCATCGGCTGGGTCTACATCCTGTCGAAGCGGCTGGCGGAGGAGGCCGCGTTCGGGTTCGCGCGGGAGAACGGCCTCCGCCTCGTGTCCGTCGTCCTCCCCACGGTCGCTGGCCCGTTCCTGACGCCGGCCGTGCCCACCAGCGTGCAGCTCCTGCTGTCCCCCATAACACGCACGTAACCGAACCCATCTACTCCAGCTCAGAAGCTTCCCTGGGTGACACGAGGATTCTTGCTCTGCGCCGCAGGTGACCCGAAGCTGAGCGCGCTGCTGGCGTCGGTGCACGCGCGGTTCGGGTGCGTGCCGCTGGCGCACGTCCAGGACGCGTGCGACGCGCACCTCTTCCTCGCGGACGCGCCGGCCGCCGAGGGGCGCTACCTGTGCGTCGGCGGCAGCCACGCCATGGCCGACATCACCCGGCTCCTCGCCTCGCACTACCCTCTGTTCAACCCCGAGAACAGGCACGCGGttgacctcggagctccatttttcaGGTGTTTGAATGGTCTGGTCTCAGGTGAAGTTGTTTTTGATACAGGTTGGGTGATGATCTCGATGGTGCGAGCCCGGCGTCCGTGGTGTCGTCCAAGCGGCTGCTGGATCTGGGGTTCAGGTTCGGGCACGACGCCGGAGACATCCTCAGGGATGCAGTCGCGCAGTGCGTCGACCACGGCTTCCTGGAGCCGCCTGCTGGATGTGACTAGTAGTAGAAATAACTAGCTAGTGGCGTTTTAGCGCGAGTTAATTTTCTTGGATGGGTGTTTACACGGACGGCTCCGTTAATTTTCTATTCCTTCATGAAACCGTACCGTAGTACACTCCCGCCTGAATATATTTCAAACGAAAAAGCTAAAATCCTGCCGACTGGCAGGTTGCAACAGATCCGCACGACCCGAGCTTCGTCAGATCCTGATCGCACGGCTGTGTTTGTTCCCGCGAGCGACGTTCTCTTTCCCGCGGGGAAGAAAAAATAAATGTCAATTGCGTTGCCAGGGATTCGAACTCTGGCATCTCACTGTAGAGATAGGAGCATCTTGCTGACCAACTGAGCTACTTTGCTATTGCTGTTCTATACAGCAAGTTTATCAATTTGACCTTATCTTTCTACCGCACTAACAAGAATATCTCTGTTTGTTTCCTCTCGTGCCCTGTATCATTTTTTGTTCTTATTCACCATAAAAAACCATTTGCTACAAGTTTTAAAATCCAACTGGTATTTCTACCTTAGTAAATGAGAGCGAGAAAGAAAGACCACAACGCCTTTGACGAGGAGACAATCATTTGCTCCAAGTTTTTAAAAGGACCGATTCAACGTGTTTTGTACTCCACTTGTCTCTTTTTGTTGTATTGATGAAGTTTTTCTAGAGAAATAAATGTTTCATCCTATAGAATTTGAACAACGGTCTTTTTCTCGTTTGTCATACCTTGGTAAATTCTCTGCAATGAACCCGATAATTATACGCACCACAAATCTGATAGGTTATGTACAAATATCGTAGTAGTTTTTTTAACCCAAAAAAACCTAATGTAAACATACACTCGATAACTTTTTTTttatgaatagcatggtaactcacacatcacatACCTGATAATTTATGCACGAAGGTCCTGGTATCTTCAGCGGCCGAGGGGAATTGATCAAATATCCCCCGATAACTTTTCTGTTAATAGCATGGTAACCCACACattgcagacctgataacttatgtacccctgCCCTGATAACTTTGGCGACCGGAGGGGGAAGGGGAGTTGACAAACTATTGTGTGAatagcatgataactcacacatagCAGACCTCATAACTTATGCACCCCATCCTGGTAACTTCGGTAACGAGGGGGAGGGGGGTTGATGAAATATCCCTTCGGTAGATTTTGTGTCAATgtcatgataactcacacatctaGACCTGATAAATTATGGATCCCGGTCCTGAtaactttggggggggggggggggggggggtggtgggggGAGTTGATGAAACATCCCTCGGCAgcttttgtgtgaatagcatggtaactcacgcaTCGCACAAAACCATTTGCTCCAAGTTTTAAAAAGAGAAGGTCTGCGCAAGGGAGGAGATAACTTTGGCACAATGGAGATAACCTTTTTCCCacaaaaaaaacaatttttttctcTAGGCCCAAAGTTACCGCAGTGTTTGTGAGTGAGTTATCAGGTTCATGTTGTATATATTATCATGCTCTTTTATAGAGAGTTATTGGCGTGTGTTACAAAAAAAATCCGTGTGGTCAAAAACATTACCACAGTGTTTGTGCGTAAGTTATCTGATTCATAGTGTATAAACTACCATGCTCTTTTTACAGATAAGTTATCGGGATGTGTTACAACAATATTTTTTTCTTCGGGTCAATAGTTACCACGATGTTTGTGAATGAGTTATCAGGTTCGTGACGTATAATTATCACACTCTTTTACATATAAGCTATCAGGGTGTATTGCAACAATTTTTTACCTAGGGTCAAAATATTATAGCAGTGCATGAGTTATCATGTCTATGATGCACGAATTACTGTGTACAAAAGGGAAGAAAAAATGGTAAAAACAAAGAAAGGAAAATGGCTTGTTTTTCTAGTCGCGTATGTACCAGTATAAATATTTATCGATCTTTTTTGTAATCACAAGTCGAAACTAGACGAGGTGGATATGACAAGTGATGAAGGATCAAGAGGTAGTGAGTTCCAATCTCACCTCCTACAATATTTTTATCACATTTTTCTACCATGCTAGAAAATAAAAAGAAAGCGGGAGCAGTGGTGGGATCGCCAGAAGATCGCGTGCGGGGCGGAAAATAAGGATCACGAGAGGATCGTGCGAATCTGTTGCTTAACGTCCAGTCGACTGGACGTTAGCACAGTCGAAAAAGCTAAAATCCTGCCGACTGGCAGGTTGCAACAGATCCGCACGACTCGAGCTTCGTCAGATCCTGATCGCACGACTGTGTTTGTTCCCGCGAGCGATGTTCTCTTTCCCGCGGGGAAGAAAAAATAAATTCCAATTGCGTTGCCAGGGATTGAACTCTGGCATCTCACTGTAGAGATAGGAGCATCTCGCTGACTAACTGAGCTACTTTGCTATTGCTGTTCTGTACAGCAAGTTTAGCAATTTGACCTTATCTTTCTACTGCACTAACAAGAATATCTCTGTTTGTTTCCTCTCGTGCCCTGTATCATTTTTTGTTCTTATTCAGCATACAAAACCATTTGTTACAAGTTTTCAAATCCAGATTAACTGGTATTTCTACCTTAGTAAATGAGAGCGAGAAAGAAAGACCACAACGCCTTTGACGAGGAGACAATCATTTGCTCCAAGTTTTTAAAAGGACCGATTCAACGTGTTTTGTACTCCACTTGTCTCTTTTTGTTGTATTGATGAAGTTTTTCTAGAGAAATAAATGTTTCATCCTATAGACTTTGAACAACGGTCTTTTTCTCGTTTGTCATACCTTGGTAAATTCTCTGTAATGAACCCGATAATTATACGCACCACAAACCTGATAGGTTATGTACAAATATCGTAGTAGCTTTTTTAACCCAAAAAAACCTAATGTAAACATACACTCGATAACTTTTTTTTttatgaatagcatggtaactcacacatcacatACCTGATAATTTATGCACGAAGATCCTGGTATCTTTAGCGGCCGAGGGGAGTTGATCAAATATCCCCCGATAACTTTTCTGTTAATAGCATGGTAACCCACACattgcagacctgataacttatgtaccccttCCCTGATAACTTTGGTGACCGAAGGGGGAAGGGGAGTTGACGAACTATTGTGTGAatagcatgataactcacacatagCAGACCTCGTAACTTATGCACCCCATCCTGGTAACTTTGGCAACGAGGGGGAGGGGGGTTGATGAAATATCCCTTCGGTAGATTTTGTGTCAATgtcatgataactcacacatctaGACCTGATAAATTATGGATCccggtcctgataactttggcgggggggggggggggggggggggggtggggggagtTGATGAAACATCCCTCGGCAgcttttgtgtgaatagcatggtaactcacgcaTCGCACAAAACCATTTGCTCCAATTTTTAAAAAGAGAAGGTCTGCACAAGGGAGGAGATAACTTTGGCACAATGGAGATAACCTTTTTCCCacaaaaaaacaattttttttctagGCCCAAAGTTACCGCAGTGTTTGTGAGTGAGTTATCAGGTTCATGTTGTATATATTATCATGCTCTTTATAGTGATTTATTAGCATGTGTTACAAAAAAAATCCGTGTGGTCAAAAACATTACCACAGTGTTTGTGCGTAAGTTATCTGATTCATAGTGTATAAATTACCATGCTCTTTTTACAGATAAGTT
This genomic window contains:
- the LOC123158197 gene encoding putative anthocyanidin reductase produces the protein MGSVGGGGSPEQDQPVCVTGATGYVGSWLVRTLLRRGRRVHATARDPAKAWRMLSAMEGKERLTVFRADMAEEGSFDDALAGCAALFHVAASMDLHLSPDQHDAEERVRSQVLEPATRGTINVLRSCVRAGTVRRVVFTSSVSTLAAAGAEVAVVDESCLRDLGDVWATKPIGWVYILSKRLAEEAAFGFARENGLRLVSVVLPTVAGPFLTPAVPTSVQLLLSPITRDPKLSALLASVHARFGCVPLAHVQDACDAHLFLADAPAAEGRYLCVGGSHAMADITRLLASHYPLFNPENRLGDDLDGASPASVVSSKRLLDLGFRFGHDAGDILRDAVAQCVDHGFLEPPAGCD